The following nucleotide sequence is from Pedobacter sp. PACM 27299.
CCCAAAGACCATTTAACAAGTCATAAGCCTCTTTAGGAGATTTTGCCATACTTTCTTCCAGTACAAAATCAGCATGGCTGTTATAGCCTAATAATGCGGCTTTCTCTGCACGCAAAGCCACGATACGGGAAATGATCTTTTTGTTATCATTCTCATCATCATGATTGGCGCGGTTGATATAAGCATTGTACATTTTTTCGCGAAGGGCACGGTTTTCCGAATACTGAAGGAAAGGCGTTACACTTGGTGTGTGCAGTGTAAATCTCCATTTTCCTTCTTTCCCTGCTTGCTTTGCCGAAGCTGCTGCAGCGGCTTTTACCGATTCCGGCAAACCGGCAAGATCTGCCTGATTGTCGATGATCAATTCGTAAGCATTCACCTCAGCCAGCAAATGCTGCCCGAAGTTTAAGGTCAGTAAAGAAAACTCTTTATTGATCGCTCTCATTTGCTGCTGCTGTGCTTCATTTAAATTGGCACCGCTTCTCACAAAAGCTTTATAAGTTTTCTCCAGCAAGCGCTGTTGTTCTGCGCTCAGTTTTGAGGCAGTACGTTTATCGTATACGGCTTTTACTCTTTTAAACAATTCAGAGTTCAAATAAATATCGTCACTGTGTTTAGACAATTCCGGAGCCATCTGCTGTGCAATTTTCTCTAATTCAGGAGATGTATTTGCAGAACTCAGGTTAAAGAAAACCGTACTTACTTTAGACAATAATTTGCCGCTTTCTTCCAAAGCCACAATTGTATTTACAAAAGTTGGCACTGAGCGTTGTTTATAAATTGCGGCAACTGCTTGCTGCTGCTGTTTCATTCCTTCCTGGAAGGCTGGAATAAAATGAGCATTGGTAATTTTATTAAATGGTGGCACTCCATAAGGAGTGTTATACGTTTCCATAAATGGATTTGTGCTTTGCCCTAATGCTGTTTTATCGGTTACCAGCAGCATACCGCAAACTAAAAGCATAGAAGGGATTCCTTTTTTTAAGTTCATCTTTTTCATCAAAATTTATTCATCTACCTCAAAATCCTGGCAATCCAGGTCCTCACAAAGATAATTTTAAAAATGCTGATGCCCTTCTTAAAATGTATCATTGTTGCAACAAAATAGAGATAAAAATATTTAAAAATCGAATTTAACCCTTAAACCTGTTCCGATCAAGTATAGATTTTCTTGCGTAAACTCTTTAATCGGGAGCTTTAAAAATGGCTCTAAAGAAACCGATTTGCCTCGGGAGATCCGCTGCTTATAACCCAAAGAAAAGTTATAGAACCCAAGATAAGGATCAGTTTTAAGCTCATCAGAGGATTGCTTTTCTTCTATTATCGTGGTGCTCAACACATTGGACTTAAACGCAAAGGAAGCATTTGCTGGATCCATAGGGCTATCCTGCACCTGACTTTCCAAAAAGATGTTTTTTCTTTTTTGATTCAGAACAGCAAAAGCGGATATCCCCACATTTGCATATAGACTTTTACTTAGGCGGTAGCTAATTTCCAAAGGAATATCTATCCCCTGCAGACTGGCATCTACAGATTGCAGCTGTTTGCTGTTGCTGGGGAATCCACCACTAAAAGCATTGGGCGAATTTTGCTCCCCTCCACCCGAAGAGGCCGCATTTCTTGAGGCTCCCATTTCATTGTAGGAAATTCCTGAATTGATGGATACCTTTTTACTCAAAGCATAGGCCATACTGACTCCATAGCCCATATTCAATTTCTTGCTGCTGCCAAAAGAAGGGGCAACCATCACGCCCATCTCCCATTTGTCATCTTGTATAGCTAATCCCCTTTGATTACCTGTATTTCTCATTCCGCGGGCATTGCCATTTTTGGATTCCTGTGCTAAAAATTCTTCCAGACTTTGTTTTTGAACAACTGTCGGAGTTTTCGGTAAGGTAGCTTCAGCGGTTTTATCTTTTGCAGGCGACATACTGGAATTGTTCAGTCCGGCAACTGCCGTATTGACTGTCTGCTGCTCCTCTGGAATTTTAGTATTGACTACCGCTGCATTTTCCTTTTTTAAACCCTTGCCTCCAATTAAACTCCTGTTTTCATTTAGCCCCTTATTTTCACTTACATCTTTGTCTCTCGCGGCAAGATGCTGTGAAATACTAACAGAGCCATTTTGTTTTGGAGCAGTAGGATTGGAAAGCCCCGCTATTAAGGGGGGATTACTAACTAAATGGTCCGAATGAACTGGGCCAACCGGATGAATTGCCCCAGGTTTTTGCCCTGCGACAGTCTCTCTGACTTTAGCCGGTCCTGTTTTTTCTTTTTCCTCTGCAAATTCAGCAGGCTTCATCGTTTCAGCTGATCCTGCTCCTGGTAATTTTATATCTTGATTCACGGCCTTATTTCGCGTCAATACTGACGGTTTAGGCCCTTCTTTTCTCTCATTTACTAAAAATATGGCAAAGCCGATCAGGATCAATGCGGCAGCGCTGCTTAAACTTCCGAACCAGAAGAATACACCTCGTTTTTTGGCGGGCTTTTCGGAATTGAAATTTTCCCATGCTCCGGGAGCATAGTCTTCCTCATGAGCCAATAATTGCTCCTTAATGTGAGCGATCAGCTCATCATCAGGTAACTTTATATGTTCATTCGGTTTCATTCTTATATTTTTATTTAGGTCATTTTCCCCGTTCATCCCCTGTTATTCCTTTCGCGCGCGCCTTTTAATTTGGTTCAAAATCAGTGATTAGTGATTTCGAATACAGTATTCTTAATTTGTTCTTTGCTCTGGTCAGGTACACCCGACTAGAACTTTCCGGTATTTTTAATAGTTTAGAAATCTCCTCATGAGAAAAGCCCTCCAATTCATACATATTGAAAATCAATTTATGCGTTTCCGGTAATTGATTCAATAGTCTCATAATGTCTTGTACATGGAGTTGAGAAATGGCATTTAAGTCTGTGATTGGCTGTGGCGGCTCCTCCATATCATCTACGTATAAAAAGGTCTTCTTGCTGCGTAAAAAATCGATCGCTGTACGGGAAGAAATCCTGGCGGCCCATCCTTTAAATGCTTTTTGTAATTGTTCCGGGTCGCTGGGCGCCCCAAACTGCCCTAAACTTTTAAAAACCTTAATGAAGCAGTCGTTGATCAGCTCTTCAGCATCATGACGGTCGTTGACATATCTTAAAATAACGGCCATTAAATACCCATAAAATGATTTATAAACCACCTCCTTGCATTTATTGTCATTTTTCAAACATCCAGCTAAAACGTCCTCAAACTTGAGCATTCTTTTCTAACACCATTAAGGATTTTTTAATTTCTTCTACATTGTACAGAGGAAAGGAAGCTTACTAAAAACTCCTTTCCTCCGAACATCTTCTAAAACAGGAATTATTCCTGGAAAGGCTAATTTACGCATTTCCAAATTAACTCTTTTAGAAGCCGGCCCATAAACGGGCCAAAGCTAATGGTGTATTATTTTGCAGAGTAAACTGCTGCTTTAAATTTCAAAGAATCGGTATCGGCTTTGTCTTTAAATCCTTTTGCCCAAACGGTATAAAATTTACCTTTTTCCAGCTTCATGGCAGGAAGTGTTGCTTTAACGGCTTTAGTCGTATGGTCTTTTACCTCCAATGCTACACTTGCTCCTGGTGTTACATCAGTAAAGAGACTATACTCTTTAAATGCTTTATTGCTGGCGATATCTGTTGCTGAACCCGTAATGGCTAAATCTAAAGTTGGTGCATCCGGACTTAAGTTGATGAAACGAACTTTGGCATTGTCGTTCGCTTTGATACTATCTAACTTGTCATTGATTGTCAGGAATGATCTTTTACTTCCAGTATCCAACAGGAAAGTACTGTAGAACTGACCTGATTTGTACAATTCATTTTTTGTCAGTAAGAAAGTTGTTTTTCCTCTTTCCGTGATGGCAATCGTACTCACACCAGGATACAATCCCAGGTAACCTAGTTTAAAGCCATATTTAAATGGCCCGTCATTGTTTGCTCTTTGTCCGCCTACAATGAAATCAAGTTCTTTAGCATCTGGACCAGCATGAACAATGGTTAAAGCTGCAAGCTCAATTGGCTCTCCGCCATCAAACTTTTTTGAGCAAGCTGAAAACACAACTGATACTGCAACGGCAGCAACAAAAGTCTTAGATATTGTTCTTAAATGGTTTGAAACTCTCATAATAATTTTTTTTTTGTTTGAATGGTTAATTATTGGCCTTTAGCCTTTTCCTTATAAAACGGAGGTCATTTTAAAAACGCTACAACCTCCATAAAAATAAAATAAAAAACCCCGCTGCATTGCTGCAGCGGGGTTCCATCTTCTTTTAAAAAATATTAAATCAGGTTTACGCTTCTGCTTACAAAAGCAGTCAATTCTGCACCTGTTAACATTCCCTGCGCCAATAGAGCAAGATCTACAGCTTGTTTAGCCAATAATCCCTGTTCCTCTTCATTGTCGGTCAAAAGAATCTTACCAATCAATTTATGGTTTCCATTGATGGCTACTTTATAAGTATCTGGCATGCTGCCATATAAGCCCATTCCGCCACCCATTTGTGCCATTTCTTTCATTCGGCGCATAAACTCATCCATCGTTACCGTTACTGGCAACTCTTCCGGGTTCAGGCCAACTACTTCTACCTGCATTCCTGGTTTAGTAATCGCTTTGGTAAAGATCTCCGTAATCTTTTTCGATTGATCTTCTGTCAATACAGACTCGATCGCCTCGTCTTTTTCGATCAGTTTATCGGCAACACTAGAGTCTACACGTTTCAATAACGTTTTCTCCAGTTTATTTTCCAGGAAGCTGATAAAGTGATTGTCGATTGCCGAGTTCATCAGCAATACATCATAATCTTTTTTATTGGCCGACTGGATAAAGGTATCCTGTTTAGCAGGATCCGTTGCGTAGATATATACTACCTGACCATTTTTGTCGGTCTGGAAATCTTTTACCTTATCATGGTATTCTCCTAAAGTATAATTTTCGTTTTTAGTATTGGTTAGCAAGGCAAAATCCTTCGCTTTATCGTAGAATTTCTCTTCGCTTACCAAACCATATTTCACGAACAATCCGATGTCACCCCATTTCTCTTCATAACCCTTACGGTCTTTATTGAAAAGTTCCTGAAGTTTATCTGCTACCTTTTTCGTGATGTAGCTATTGATCTTTTTCACATTGCTGTCTGCCTGAAGGAAACTTCTGGAAACATTCAAAGGAATATCCGGTGAATCAATTACCCCATGTAACAACATTAAGAATTCAGGAACGATGTCTTTTACCTCATCGGTGATGAATACCTGACGTGAAAACAACTTGATCTTGTTCCGCTGCATGTCAAAATCATTCTTCACTTTCGGGAAGTACAATACGCCTGTTAAGTTGAAAGGATAATCTACATTCAGGTGAATCCAGAACAGAGGATCTTCTGCATACGGATACAATTGCTTGTAAAATGCAAGGTATTCCTCATCTGACAAATCTGCAGGTGCTTTGGTCCAGATTGGATTCGTGGTATTGATGATGTTATCTACCTCAACAGCTACTGTTTTTGGTTTTCCTTCTTCATCTTCTCCATCAGCAACATGCTCTGTTCTTGTACCAAATTTAATCGGTACCGGTAAGAACTTACCATATTTATCCAGAATCTCTTCCAGTTTATTTTTGCTCAAAAACTCTTCTGATTCTGCATTGATGTGCAGGGTAATCTCTGTTCCACGAGTGGTTCTGTTACCGGCAGAAATCTCGAAAGAAGTACTGCCATCACATACCCAACGTGCAGGCTCTGCGCCATCCTGGTAAGAAAGGGTTTGAATTTCTACTAAATCCGATACCATAAAGGCCGAATAAAAGCCCAAACCGAATTTACCTATGATTTCATTCGCGTCTTTCG
It contains:
- the htpG gene encoding molecular chaperone HtpG, translated to MSIEEKGTISIHTENIFPIIKKFLYSDNEIFLRELVSNAVDAVQKIKRLAALGQYNGELGNPLVEVAVDADKKTITITDNGLGMTAEEIKKYINQVAFSGASEFVEKFKDAKDANEIIGKFGLGFYSAFMVSDLVEIQTLSYQDGAEPARWVCDGSTSFEISAGNRTTRGTEITLHINAESEEFLSKNKLEEILDKYGKFLPVPIKFGTRTEHVADGEDEEGKPKTVAVEVDNIINTTNPIWTKAPADLSDEEYLAFYKQLYPYAEDPLFWIHLNVDYPFNLTGVLYFPKVKNDFDMQRNKIKLFSRQVFITDEVKDIVPEFLMLLHGVIDSPDIPLNVSRSFLQADSNVKKINSYITKKVADKLQELFNKDRKGYEEKWGDIGLFVKYGLVSEEKFYDKAKDFALLTNTKNENYTLGEYHDKVKDFQTDKNGQVVYIYATDPAKQDTFIQSANKKDYDVLLMNSAIDNHFISFLENKLEKTLLKRVDSSVADKLIEKDEAIESVLTEDQSKKITEIFTKAITKPGMQVEVVGLNPEELPVTVTMDEFMRRMKEMAQMGGGMGLYGSMPDTYKVAINGNHKLIGKILLTDNEEEQGLLAKQAVDLALLAQGMLTGAELTAFVSRSVNLI
- a CDS encoding DUF4397 domain-containing protein, with the protein product MRVSNHLRTISKTFVAAVAVSVVFSACSKKFDGGEPIELAALTIVHAGPDAKELDFIVGGQRANNDGPFKYGFKLGYLGLYPGVSTIAITERGKTTFLLTKNELYKSGQFYSTFLLDTGSKRSFLTINDKLDSIKANDNAKVRFINLSPDAPTLDLAITGSATDIASNKAFKEYSLFTDVTPGASVALEVKDHTTKAVKATLPAMKLEKGKFYTVWAKGFKDKADTDSLKFKAAVYSAK
- a CDS encoding RNA polymerase sigma factor yields the protein MLKFEDVLAGCLKNDNKCKEVVYKSFYGYLMAVILRYVNDRHDAEELINDCFIKVFKSLGQFGAPSDPEQLQKAFKGWAARISSRTAIDFLRSKKTFLYVDDMEEPPQPITDLNAISQLHVQDIMRLLNQLPETHKLIFNMYELEGFSHEEISKLLKIPESSSRVYLTRAKNKLRILYSKSLITDFEPN